The Tubulanus polymorphus chromosome 4, tnTubPoly1.2, whole genome shotgun sequence genomic interval AAAGAATTAAAGATTCAGAGTTTGTAGACCGCTGTAAACGTAAGATCGTTGAAGTAACGCAAAGATATCTCAGCGAAGAGATCACCAGTCTTTTAGTAGAAAAGTTTAATCAAGGGGACATGCTATTGTCGGAATTAGCTTCACGCGTAGAGGCACTAGGGAGTGACGAAGGGTATCAAGGCGCTGCTCGAGTCCTGAGGAAAACGCTCATAGAGTGTTACCAGTTCGATTTAGTTGGCAGAGAGTTTAAAAAGAATATATTCCAAAAAGCGTGGAGTGCCGTGGTACGATTTTTCAGCAGTATAGCGAGTTTATTCTCCGGAAGTGTTGCTGTTGGGGAGCCACGTTGGAAAGAATCAGTCGCGTCTGCAACTTTGAGTGAAGTCGATCACGCACAACTTACGAAATTTGTTCTCGAAGGAGTCAAGGAACATGTCACATTCGGACATAGTAAGTTTGAAGATGAAATGGCCAATCTGCAGCAGATTCATGAATCGAATTGCGCAATGGGTGAAGCGGAAAGGAAGAAGTTGACCAATCAAGCACCAACAGTTGCTCAGTTGCAGCTCGACGCTTTTGATCTGAATGATCGATTCACATACAACAATATCGtattgttagaaactattggAAAAGGCAGGTGTTTTCAAAGCATTCATATGTAGAATTACTGCCCTATACTGCACTACACTTGAagttaatgataatattccTTATCGTTCCGCGATTTTAGGGGCACAAGGCGTTGTATATGGTACCACAGTCAAAGGACCTGATGGCGAAGATTGCGCCGTGAAAGTCATCAAGTACCAAAGTAATCAAGATTTAGGCGATTTGGCACTTGAAATTCATTACACCAGGTAATATAGCAGAATCACTTGAATTACAATGTATCATTGTTTTTTTGTAGCAGTTTCTAATTGTTTGCATGAATTTTCAGACAATTCAAGCACGAGAATATCATGCCTTTATATGCGTCAGTGCTGATGCCTAGAACGTCAGAGTTATACCTACTATCACCGCATATGGATGGCGATTTGATGCAGATGATACCAGGAATCAAAAGCCTTCGAGAACGGTTAGGAATCGCACATCAAACAGCTAATGCGCTGAGCTATTTGCACAGCAGAGATATGAGCCACAGAGACATCAAATCATCGAACATCTTAGTAAGTATATCGAATTCAGTAGATACCTTTTGTCAGTAACCGAACAATATGGTTtagttaggctaaaaaaaattgataccttgtttctccactctgctgagcttaaatgttgacccggccagccgcctatctaccctatacattacttttttaaaaattgtgatcaattttaccataacagacccggccgctatagaaatgaactgtttacaaattttatcatattttacaaaaatgacccggccgctgcggagaaacaaggtatcatttttgtttagccttatacgatattttcacgaatcatcgacTTATCTTTCACTCATCTCAGACCTATTCTGCTCATCATGGTTTGTCCGAGTTAGACGGAGTTTACTACCGCACTTATGCAGATACGATATTGATTAGATTATAaccattttaaaaatttccacCACTCTAATACTAATAGCTAAAGTCCACTCTCTGTCTCCACTGTATTCCGGAAGTCTGAATAAATActacaaaatatttcagattgcTAAACGGAGTAAGGGCTACAAGGCAATTATAACGGATTTCGGTTTGATGAAACCGGTCGGTTTACAGCAACATTCATTTGTTGGAACGCCGATTCACATAGCTCCCGAAATCATACAAGGAGAACATTACGATACGTCGGTCGACATCTTCTCGTTCGGGATATTGTTGTGGTATATCTGCGAAGGTAACGGTAACAGACATCCCGAGTATGCCGATTATTGCCAAGGCGTCGGACCGATATTGATCGTGTCCGCCCTAGGTAAACGACCCGAAAGGAAAGATTATTTCACCGAAGATTGCTGGAGATTAATGACGAAATGCTGGGATCACAATCCGGTTGCTCGACCGAAAGCTGATGATGTCGTCACTGAGCTGAAAATGATTCGTGCCAAGCCATTACCATCTTAATTATATTAAGACTAATGTGTTATTAGGACTAATGAGTATTATATATGATTCCAGATAATATGAGggaatgatttcaaatgggGCCAGCcatttattaactttttcctACAATGAAACTTGTTATAACGTCTTCGgattttactatttatagGTAAGCACAAACCTAGCGTTTTGACCTGAATACAACAAATTtagtaatttcatactggatataaaatgaacatattttctgggcCTCTGAAGTTCATTGTGATGAAGTTTCACTGTAGTGCCAAGGATGTGTATTGCATTCTTTATGTTAGAAAATAACTGCTGCTGAATTTACTATCAAAGTGCTGAAAATATTGAAGGACTGAATATGCTCATATTGTTTTACTAAAATATCCTAAGTCAAAGAAATAGTGTTGAATACATTCAGTGtcattgatatttattgtttgataatgaaaaatacacaaGAAGTTAATATTTCTACAGTTTTTAGCAAGTTTAATTAGTACAGCATACTCCGCTCGAATCGGACCTGATCAACTCAGATAACCACACAACTTAGgatgtttgttgaaatattatcTTAAAAACTATTTACGAAATACATAACATCCAAGTCGGATGGAGCTCAAGTCGGATACATTTTTACCAGAAGGTCCTACTTgcgcggagtctactgtagaaatcatgtacattttatttttggttACCGTACatcgataatgaaaaataaattattttcataaatcaGTTCTCCACGAGTGACACAATTAATGATGGGTTTTGTGCCATTGAGAGGATGAACAGATCTTTTAATGGTGAAAAACGCTCATGAAATTCATATGCGAATTATGGTTCACCGCAGTAATgtacatgatttatttctgaaacaaCGTAAAATACAACACAAAAGAAATTACTCGACGATAACAATTTATAGTAAAACGGACACATCTTCAACCTACGAgatgaaacactgaaaattaaATGCAATCTGGTCGTCCATTCTCGAATTCAAAGACTATTTTAGGCCTCgtttgatgaaatatgatatatatttttcatcacGATGGTGACTTTAAGAAGGcgttattcgaaaatgttttgcGCGAAATATAGTTGAGACAGGCACATCATCCATTTGTTACAATTCGGTAAAATTTTCTGTTCATCTCCTTCCCTACCACacagacatttacaatcattaGAACTTTCATGCCTACTTTTAAAGGAAGGAACCTTAAAAAACCCGAATCtcatgaactttgaac includes:
- the LOC141904224 gene encoding dual serine/threonine and tyrosine protein kinase-like; this translates as MAGFQRGQSISSSEDTLEKGYEEIKSTFTFFRENGRKLEKLCRDTKCIYEEIEKDLRGVSFRKSLSNYLLLEGEEKKVEQLKHNPSLIFVGQTKAGKSSLINELLGKSLVTSDQRPCTARLVRLTYGDVAFPKITILNPDSSVHTPAEQIKTSHVPTEFVNLPFEERDNETTVQTSVQVEVKHQLLEAGVDIIDSPGRNENKTLDNLVTQQMDSILPLVMYVIDGRNCLTSSDIQDIQAIIEKTSSCENVFFIVNKIDPQPKRGTSSSDETDSDETDDDSESEDDIIKREQGIKAKIFNKLVRAKFINKKYENKMDDCPNFHALSSWEVKTYRRTYQKNPAMAEKTRYVDHFYRFQKCLNDYIKEQLDRKIKTAIDGILMSHCRCLDFFILTANDISKTQRSVEKDMLDFAKQEQSLYRNAAKMIDQQASDFNKLLVERMALKNNDIISAVGQYEYQEEELKVTITRDKRIKDSEFVDRCKRKIVEVTQRYLSEEITSLLVEKFNQGDMLLSELASRVEALGSDEGYQGAARVLRKTLIECYQFDLVGREFKKNIFQKAWSAVVRFFSSIASLFSGSVAVGEPRWKESVASATLSEVDHAQLTKFVLEGVKEHVTFGHSKFEDEMANLQQIHESNCAMGEAERKKLTNQAPTVAQLQLDAFDLNDRFTYNNIVLLETIGKGAQGVVYGTTVKGPDGEDCAVKVIKYQSNQDLGDLALEIHYTRQFKHENIMPLYASVLMPRTSELYLLSPHMDGDLMQMIPGIKSLRERLGIAHQTANALSYLHSRDMSHRDIKSSNILIAKRSKGYKAIITDFGLMKPVGLQQHSFVGTPIHIAPEIIQGEHYDTSVDIFSFGILLWYICEGNGNRHPEYADYCQGVGPILIVSALGKRPERKDYFTEDCWRLMTKCWDHNPVARPKADDVVTELKMIRAKPLPS